The Hydractinia symbiolongicarpus strain clone_291-10 chromosome 2, HSymV2.1, whole genome shotgun sequence genomic sequence GACTCATacgaaaatagaaagaaaaagaaagaggaAGTGAATGTAACGTTGTATACAGAGGTAATGGATGTATTTATGGGTGAAACATTGAGCGCTGCTGTTCTGGATTCAGGCTGTTCAAAAACTGTTTGTGGAGAAAGTTGGCTGAAAGAATATTTAGAGACATTGAGTGATAATGAACTTAATCATGTCACAGAGTCACAAAGTAATACAATATTTAAGTTTGGAGATGGAAATGAAATGAGATCTATTAAACAAATGAAATTGCCAGCCAGAATTGGAGATACTAATATCAATATTGTAACAGATGTTGTGAAAGGATATTTGCCACTACTTTTTAGTAAAGATGCCATGAAGAAAGCAGgcacaaaaattgatttttcaaaGGACACAATAGAAATTCTGGGAATGAAGCAAAAGGTGTTTCTCACATCCTCGGGACACTATTGTATCCCTATAggcaaaagaaaatttgaatttgaTGATATTTCAAGTGTGGATGCGGAAGAAATAGTTTTGTATTCAAAGAGTTTCGCTATGAAAAATTAAGCCGAAAGATTAAAAGACATCGTTAAACTTCATAAACAGTTTAGTCATCCGCCACCAGAACGTTTAAAGAAGTTACTTCGGGATGCAGGTGTTGAGGATAAGAAGTTACATACATTGATTGACCATATATCACAGAAATGCGAGACATGTTTCAAGTACAAGAAACTATCCCTAAGACCTATGGTGGGTTTGCGTATGTCCAATGATTTTAATGACTGTGTAGCAATGGACCTAAAAGAGTGGACAGATGGCAATACAAAAACATGGTTTTTACATTTAATTGATACTTTTACAAAGTATAGTGCTGCTACTGTCATACATAGCAAACGAAAAGAAGTGATTGTCAAAAAGATATTTGAAATCTGGAT encodes the following:
- the LOC130629827 gene encoding uncharacterized protein LOC130629827; this translates as MNGEISRCNICGSVFYWQRDCPDSYENRKKKKEEVNVTLYTEVMDVFMGETLSAAVLDSGCSKTVCGESWLKEYLETLSDNELNHVTESQSNTIFKFGDGNEMRSIKQMKLPARIGDTNINIVTDVVKGYLPLLFSKDAMKKAGTKIDFSKDTIEILGMKQKVFLTSSGHYCIPIGKRKFEFDDISSVDAEEIFSHPPPERLKKLLRDAGVEDKKLHTLIDHISQKCETCFKYKKLSLRPMVGLRMSNDFNDCVAMDLKEWTDGNTKTWFLHLIDTFTKYSAATVIHSKRKEVIVKKIFEIWIGTFGCAGKFMVDNGGEFDNSEFIDFCENFNIRVVTTAAESPWSNGIVDRHNAIIGETVRKL